A genomic stretch from Camelus dromedarius isolate mCamDro1 chromosome 10, mCamDro1.pat, whole genome shotgun sequence includes:
- the PRXL2C gene encoding peroxiredoxin-like 2C isoform X1 — MQGSMAAPSLTPVTRQVSSRAAPAPVPSGAESGQPLAAAVAELPVLDAAGRRVPFGALFQERRAVVVFVRHFLCYICKEYVEDLAKIPKSFLQEANVTLIVIGQSSYHHIEPFCKLTGYSHEIYVDPEREIYKRLGMKRGEEIASSGQSPHIKSNILSGSVRSLWRAVTGPLFDFQGDPAQQGGTLILGPGNSIHFIHRDRNRLDHKPINSVLQLVGVPHVDFTGRPPVIHV, encoded by the exons ATGCAGGGCTCGATGGCCGCCCCATCCCTGACCCCGGTCACGCGGCAGGTCAGCAGCCGCGCCGCCCCAGCGCCGGTCCCGAGCGGCGCCGAGAGCGGGCAGCCCCTGGCCGCCGCCGTGGCCGAGCTGCCGGTGCTAGACGCCGCCGGCAGGCGGGTGCCGTTCGGCGCGCTGTTCCAGGAGCGCCGGGCCGTCGTGGTCTTCGTGCgg CATTTCCTGTGTTACATCTGCAAGGAATACGTAGAAGATCTGGCCAAAATTCCCAAGAGTTTCTTGCAA GAAGCAAATGTCACTCTTATTGTGATTGGACAGTCATCCTACCATCATATTGAG cctttctGCAAACTGACTGGGTATTCTCATGAAATCTATGTTGATCCTGAGAGAGAAATTTATAAAAGATTGGGAATGAAAAGAGGTGAAGAAATTGCCTCCTCAG GACAGAGCCCCCATATAAAGTCAAATATACTCTCAGGAAGCGTTCGGAGCCTGTGGCGGGCAGTGACTGGCCCCCTTTTTGATTTCCAAGGAGATCCAGCTCAGCAAGGTGGAACGCTCATCTTAGGTCCGG GTAACAGCATCCATTTTATACACCGTGATAGAAACAGGCTGGACCACAAACCcatcaactctgttttacagcttGTAGGAGTTCCACACGTGGACTTTACAGGCAGACCTCCAGTTATCCACGTGTGA
- the PRXL2C gene encoding peroxiredoxin-like 2C isoform X3: MQGSMAAPSLTPVTRQVSSRAAPAPVPSGAESGQPLAAAVAELPVLDAAGRRVPFGALFQERRAVVVFVRHFLCYICKEYVEDLAKIPKSFLQEANVTLIVIGQSSYHHIEPFCKLTGYSHEIYVDPEREIYKRLGMKRGEEIASSGNSIHFIHRDRNRLDHKPINSVLQLVGVPHVDFTGRPPVIHV, from the exons ATGCAGGGCTCGATGGCCGCCCCATCCCTGACCCCGGTCACGCGGCAGGTCAGCAGCCGCGCCGCCCCAGCGCCGGTCCCGAGCGGCGCCGAGAGCGGGCAGCCCCTGGCCGCCGCCGTGGCCGAGCTGCCGGTGCTAGACGCCGCCGGCAGGCGGGTGCCGTTCGGCGCGCTGTTCCAGGAGCGCCGGGCCGTCGTGGTCTTCGTGCgg CATTTCCTGTGTTACATCTGCAAGGAATACGTAGAAGATCTGGCCAAAATTCCCAAGAGTTTCTTGCAA GAAGCAAATGTCACTCTTATTGTGATTGGACAGTCATCCTACCATCATATTGAG cctttctGCAAACTGACTGGGTATTCTCATGAAATCTATGTTGATCCTGAGAGAGAAATTTATAAAAGATTGGGAATGAAAAGAGGTGAAGAAATTGCCTCCTCAG GTAACAGCATCCATTTTATACACCGTGATAGAAACAGGCTGGACCACAAACCcatcaactctgttttacagcttGTAGGAGTTCCACACGTGGACTTTACAGGCAGACCTCCAGTTATCCACGTGTGA
- the PRXL2C gene encoding peroxiredoxin-like 2C isoform X2, protein MQGSMAAPSLTPVTRQVSSRAAPAPVPSGAESGQPLAAAVAELPVLDAAGRRVPFGALFQERRAVVVFVRHFLCYICKEYVEDLAKIPKSFLQEANVTLIVIGQSSYHHIEPFCKLTGYSHEIYVDPEREIYKRLGMKRGEEIASSAFHCAAHDAEDNNLMQLFSKLQQLKERPTEPWRIRGFWPQHCHCH, encoded by the exons ATGCAGGGCTCGATGGCCGCCCCATCCCTGACCCCGGTCACGCGGCAGGTCAGCAGCCGCGCCGCCCCAGCGCCGGTCCCGAGCGGCGCCGAGAGCGGGCAGCCCCTGGCCGCCGCCGTGGCCGAGCTGCCGGTGCTAGACGCCGCCGGCAGGCGGGTGCCGTTCGGCGCGCTGTTCCAGGAGCGCCGGGCCGTCGTGGTCTTCGTGCgg CATTTCCTGTGTTACATCTGCAAGGAATACGTAGAAGATCTGGCCAAAATTCCCAAGAGTTTCTTGCAA GAAGCAAATGTCACTCTTATTGTGATTGGACAGTCATCCTACCATCATATTGAG cctttctGCAAACTGACTGGGTATTCTCATGAAATCTATGTTGATCCTGAGAGAGAAATTTATAAAAGATTGGGAATGAAAAGAGGTGAAGAAATTGCCTCCTCAG CTTTTCACTGTGCTGCTCACGATGCTGAAGATAACAATCTGATGCAGCTGTTCTCCAAGCTCCAACAGCTCAAGGAAAGACCAACGGAGCCCTGGAGAATACGTGGGTTCTGGCCCCAGCACTGCCACTGCCACTGA